In Streptomyces alboniger, the following are encoded in one genomic region:
- a CDS encoding ADP-ribosylglycohydrolase family protein, translating to MTADFSPDRRLERALASLRGLAVGDALGSQFFVPAHYPLLKHRQLPDAPWQWTDDTEMACSVLAVLTKHHRIDQDALAQSFAEHHDFDRGYGPAVNRLLRQVREGGDWRELASALFKGQGSWGNGAAMRIAPLGAWYADDPEQATHQAEISAYPTHQHREAVVGAMAVAAAAALTADPAGPPTPKALLDGVIALVPRSAVGAGLRRARDMLDYGDAATVAAVLGCGRRTTAHDTVPFALWSAARGLGAYERAIWETAQVGGDMDTTCAIVGGVIASGDGGAPPVEWLERTEALPGWVPVGKA from the coding sequence ATGACCGCTGACTTCTCTCCCGACCGGCGCCTGGAGCGCGCTCTGGCCAGCCTGCGCGGACTGGCGGTGGGGGACGCGCTGGGCTCCCAGTTCTTCGTGCCCGCGCACTACCCGCTGCTCAAGCACCGACAGCTGCCGGACGCCCCGTGGCAGTGGACCGACGACACCGAGATGGCCTGCTCCGTGCTGGCCGTCCTCACCAAGCACCACCGGATCGACCAGGACGCGCTCGCCCAGTCCTTCGCAGAGCACCACGACTTCGACCGCGGGTACGGCCCTGCCGTGAACCGGCTGCTGAGGCAGGTTCGTGAGGGCGGGGACTGGCGTGAGCTGGCCTCGGCGCTCTTCAAGGGGCAGGGGTCCTGGGGCAACGGCGCGGCCATGCGGATCGCCCCGCTCGGCGCCTGGTACGCGGACGACCCGGAGCAGGCGACGCACCAGGCGGAGATCTCGGCCTACCCCACGCACCAGCACCGGGAGGCCGTGGTCGGCGCCATGGCGGTGGCCGCTGCGGCGGCGCTGACGGCCGATCCCGCGGGTCCGCCCACGCCGAAGGCGCTCCTCGACGGCGTCATCGCGCTGGTACCGCGCAGTGCTGTGGGAGCGGGGCTGCGCAGGGCGCGGGACATGCTCGACTACGGGGACGCGGCGACGGTCGCCGCGGTCCTGGGATGCGGGCGCCGCACGACGGCCCATGACACCGTGCCCTTCGCGCTGTGGTCGGCCGCGCGTGGCCTCGGGGCGTACGAGCGGGCCATCTGGGAGACCGCCCAGGTGGGTGGCGACATGGACACCACCTGCGCCATCGTGGGAGGCGTCATCGCGTCCGGGGACGGTGGGGCGCCGCCCGTGGAGTGGCTGGAGCGGACCGAGGCGCTGCCGGGCTGGGTGCCCGTCGGGAAGGCCTGA
- a CDS encoding histidine phosphatase family protein produces MARPRRIILVRHGESAGNADDTVYEREPDHALALTETGWAQATDVGERLREVLGQERVSVYVSPYRRTHETLQAFRLDPELVRVREEPRLREQDWGNWQDRDDVRLQKAYRDAYGHFFYRFAQGESGADVYDRVGAFLESLYRSFEAPDHPPNVLLVTHGLTMRLFCMRWFHWSVAEFESLSNPGNGEMRMLVLGEDGKYALDRPFERWREPEPYGVTG; encoded by the coding sequence ATGGCACGCCCGCGGCGCATCATCCTGGTCCGGCACGGCGAGTCGGCGGGCAACGCCGACGACACCGTGTACGAGCGCGAACCCGATCACGCGCTAGCACTCACCGAGACGGGCTGGGCCCAAGCGACGGACGTGGGAGAACGGCTCCGCGAGGTGCTCGGCCAGGAGCGGGTGAGCGTCTACGTCTCGCCGTACCGCCGCACACACGAGACGCTCCAGGCATTCCGGCTCGACCCCGAGCTGGTGAGGGTGCGAGAGGAGCCGCGGCTGCGGGAGCAGGACTGGGGCAACTGGCAGGACAGGGACGACGTGCGCCTACAGAAGGCGTACCGGGACGCGTACGGGCACTTCTTCTACCGTTTCGCGCAGGGCGAGTCGGGAGCCGATGTCTACGACAGGGTGGGGGCCTTCCTGGAGAGCCTCTACCGGAGCTTCGAGGCCCCGGACCATCCGCCCAACGTCCTGCTCGTCACGCACGGGCTCACCATGCGGTTGTTCTGCATGCGCTGGTTCCACTGGTCGGTGGCCGAGTTCGAATCGCTCTCCAACCCGGGGAACGGGGAAATGAGGATGCTGGTGCTGGGCGAGGACGGCAAGTACGCGCTGGACCGGCCGTTTGAACGCTGGCGCGAGCCGGAGCCGTACGGCGTCACCGGATAG
- a CDS encoding MFS transporter, producing MIAACQLMVVLDATIVNIALPQMQTALEFSTSDLTWVINAYALTFGGLLLLGGRAGDLLGRRRMFITGIAVFTLASLLGGFAQEPWQLLAARALQGVGGAIASPTSLALIATTFPEGPERNRAFGVFAGVSAGGGAVGLLAGGVLTEWLDWRWVLFVNVPIGVLIAVLAPRYIRESERHPGRFDLTGALTSTLGMASLVYGFIRASEEGWRDDLTLISFVAALVLLAAFVFVERRTSQPITPLKLFADRNRSGTYAIMLSLAAAMFGMFFFIVLFVQNVLRYSPIEAGLAFLPVAVAIAIGAGLSSSLLPRLGPKPFMVSGCLLTATGMAWLTFIDPDSSYLGGLLGPMLLFGIGMGLNFVTLTLTAVSGVSDSESGAASGMLNTTQQVGGALGLSILTTVFSTAGKDEGKTQVQKFLAEGTPEQKALFAKTHELPAPWSDAVLTHGIGNAFIAAASLAVAAALVSLFVIQVRKSDLEALSGKAGSSAI from the coding sequence GTGATCGCCGCGTGCCAGCTGATGGTGGTGCTCGACGCCACGATCGTCAATATCGCCCTGCCCCAGATGCAGACCGCGCTGGAGTTCTCCACCAGCGACCTGACCTGGGTGATCAACGCCTACGCACTCACCTTCGGCGGGCTGCTGCTGCTCGGCGGGCGCGCCGGTGACCTGCTCGGCCGCCGCCGCATGTTCATCACCGGCATCGCCGTCTTCACGCTCGCCTCGCTCCTCGGCGGCTTCGCGCAGGAGCCCTGGCAGCTGCTCGCGGCTCGTGCCCTACAGGGAGTCGGCGGCGCCATCGCCTCACCGACCTCCCTCGCGCTGATCGCCACCACTTTCCCCGAAGGTCCCGAACGCAACCGCGCCTTCGGTGTCTTCGCCGGCGTCTCCGCGGGCGGTGGCGCCGTGGGCCTCCTGGCGGGCGGCGTCCTCACCGAGTGGCTCGACTGGCGGTGGGTGCTGTTCGTCAACGTACCGATCGGCGTGCTCATCGCCGTCCTCGCGCCGCGCTACATCAGGGAGTCCGAACGCCATCCCGGACGGTTCGATCTGACCGGTGCGCTCACCTCGACCCTCGGCATGGCCTCTCTCGTCTACGGATTCATCCGCGCGTCAGAGGAGGGGTGGCGCGACGACCTCACCCTCATCTCCTTCGTTGCCGCGTTGGTGCTGCTCGCCGCCTTCGTCTTCGTCGAGCGACGCACCTCGCAACCGATCACCCCGCTGAAGCTGTTCGCGGACCGCAACCGCTCCGGCACCTACGCGATCATGCTCAGCCTCGCTGCCGCGATGTTCGGCATGTTCTTCTTCATCGTGCTCTTCGTGCAGAACGTGCTGCGCTACAGCCCCATCGAGGCGGGCCTCGCGTTCCTGCCCGTGGCCGTCGCGATCGCCATCGGCGCGGGGCTCTCCAGCAGCCTGCTACCCCGCCTCGGTCCCAAGCCCTTCATGGTGTCGGGGTGCCTCCTCACGGCCACCGGGATGGCCTGGCTCACCTTCATCGACCCCGACAGCTCCTATCTGGGCGGCCTGCTGGGCCCCATGCTTCTCTTCGGCATCGGCATGGGCCTCAACTTCGTCACCCTCACCCTCACCGCCGTGTCCGGCGTCTCCGACAGCGAATCCGGTGCCGCGTCCGGCATGCTCAACACGACCCAGCAGGTCGGCGGCGCGCTCGGCCTGTCCATCCTCACCACCGTGTTCAGCACGGCAGGCAAGGACGAGGGGAAGACTCAGGTCCAGAAGTTCCTTGCCGAAGGCACACCTGAGCAGAAGGCCCTGTTCGCCAAGACCCACGAACTCCCCGCGCCGTGGAGCGACGCCGTCCTCACCCACGGCATCGGCAACGCCTTCATCGCCGCGGCCTCACTGGCGGTCGCGGCGGCGCTCGTCTCCCTCTTCGTCATCCAGGTCCGCAAGAGCGATCTGGAAGCGCTGAGCGGCAAGGCGGGCTCCTCGGCCATCTGA
- a CDS encoding DUF4153 domain-containing protein, producing MQAPGPTRHPAGGRGGAPQQPYGAWGYPIPEQAPLLADLRAEPPGPVRAATLWAVLATGVLSMLLLGDGLAINLLIVAVPATLAAYFASRTAGRRPRPWSLTWAVGGLALLVVPALRDAGWPSFLAIVSSVALGSLALHGCRTWLGILLSPLGLFDALWKGIVWGWRGVRERAGSARGAGPAMRAAAVSAGLLLVFGALFASADAAFADLLGDLIPDTSLVGVPWRVLLLIVGAVGALAAAHTAASPLRWDRLVVNPGRARGRMEWGTAVDRAQRTVRGVQRSSARGSLRRL from the coding sequence GTGCAGGCCCCTGGGCCGACGCGGCACCCGGCGGGTGGAAGAGGAGGAGCGCCGCAGCAGCCCTACGGCGCCTGGGGTTACCCGATACCCGAGCAGGCCCCGCTCCTCGCCGATCTGCGGGCGGAGCCTCCCGGGCCCGTGCGGGCGGCCACGCTCTGGGCGGTGCTCGCCACCGGCGTACTGAGCATGCTGCTCCTCGGCGACGGTCTGGCGATCAATCTGTTGATCGTCGCCGTCCCGGCCACGCTCGCCGCCTATTTCGCCTCCAGGACGGCCGGTCGTCGGCCGCGCCCCTGGTCGCTGACGTGGGCGGTCGGCGGACTCGCGCTGCTGGTCGTGCCCGCCCTGCGTGACGCGGGATGGCCGTCGTTCCTCGCGATCGTCTCCTCGGTAGCGCTCGGGTCGCTCGCGCTGCACGGTTGCCGGACCTGGCTCGGGATACTCTTGAGTCCACTCGGCCTCTTCGACGCGCTCTGGAAGGGGATCGTCTGGGGCTGGCGCGGAGTGCGGGAGCGTGCGGGCAGCGCGCGCGGCGCCGGACCCGCGATGCGCGCGGCGGCGGTGTCCGCCGGGCTGCTCCTGGTCTTCGGCGCGCTGTTCGCCAGTGCGGACGCCGCCTTCGCCGACCTGCTCGGCGATCTGATACCGGACACCTCCCTGGTCGGCGTCCCCTGGCGCGTCCTGCTCCTGATCGTCGGTGCGGTCGGCGCGCTGGCCGCCGCGCACACGGCCGCCTCCCCCCTGCGGTGGGACCGGCTCGTGGTGAACCCCGGCCGAGCCCGCGGCCGTATGGAGTGGGGCACTGCCGTTGATCGTGCTCAACGTACTGTTCGCGGCGTTCAACGGAGTTCAGCTCGCGGTTCTCTTCGGCGGCTATGA
- a CDS encoding TetR/AcrR family transcriptional regulator, producing MITSRWTATPARTAVPRRRGAVLEQAILDAALEQLSTVGWSGLTMEGVAAGAQTGKAAVYRRWPSKEDLVVDALRAGLPAFDSAPDLGSVRDDLLELCGKMREAMFSRPGVALRAVLHECDTVTAERFHDVIFEGVIEPGVRLIKEVVRRGIARGEVRSGGTDDFVCDVIPAMLMYRSKVCGSEWRDEEFEALIDQVMVPLLRR from the coding sequence ATGATTACTTCGCGCTGGACGGCCACGCCCGCCCGGACGGCTGTCCCGCGGCGCCGGGGCGCCGTCCTCGAACAGGCGATCCTCGACGCCGCCCTTGAGCAGCTCAGCACAGTCGGCTGGAGCGGGCTGACGATGGAGGGCGTGGCTGCGGGCGCACAGACGGGGAAGGCGGCCGTGTACCGCCGCTGGCCGTCGAAGGAGGACCTCGTGGTGGATGCGCTGCGGGCAGGACTGCCGGCGTTCGACAGCGCGCCCGATCTCGGAAGCGTCCGGGACGATCTTCTGGAGCTGTGCGGAAAAATGCGCGAGGCGATGTTCTCGCGCCCCGGAGTCGCCCTCCGTGCCGTGCTTCACGAATGCGACACGGTGACGGCCGAGCGCTTCCATGACGTGATCTTCGAGGGGGTCATCGAGCCGGGCGTAAGGCTGATCAAGGAGGTCGTACGCCGTGGAATCGCGCGCGGAGAGGTGCGTTCCGGGGGGACGGACGACTTTGTCTGCGACGTCATTCCGGCCATGCTGATGTATCGCTCCAAGGTGTGCGGGAGCGAATGGCGGGACGAGGAATTCGAGGCCTTGATCGATCAGGTGATGGTGCCGCTGCTGCGTCGCTGA
- a CDS encoding ATP-binding cassette domain-containing protein, producing the protein MPTQISLHGVTKARGERLLFDGVSLAVRPGERIGVVGENGAGKSTLLHLMSGDEQPDEGEVVTVAEQGAGLLAQTPQLPADRRVGDAIDAALAELRSMERRLRDLEAGLGSATGQALGEYGDLLTAFELRGGYEADARVDKAMHGLGLGRIGKDRTLGSLSGGEQARLGLACLIAAAPEVMLLDEPTNHLDEGALDWLEGALTAHRGTVVAVSHDRTFLERVATAILEVDADRRTVARHGGGYQGLLAERAAARTRWEQEYARWCEETSRLQEFMATTAHAVAGGRAMKDNNKMAYDRAGGRVQASVASRVRNAQERLRKLREQPVPRPPEPLRFAARPATGAAEGALVTLRDVRVGERLAVDELTVSAGERLLIHGGNGAGKSTLLRTMAGALEPDEGTVVRRGRIGYLAQEIPVGRPAERVLEVFGKGLGLTEEEQTEVLLSYGLFRDRDLHVPVGALSAGQRRRLALARLLARPADLLLLDEPANHLALGLVEELEAALDKWTGALVVVSHDRLLRRRFSGRIRRMESGRLPG; encoded by the coding sequence TTGCCTACTCAGATCTCTCTGCACGGCGTGACCAAGGCCCGTGGCGAGCGGCTGCTGTTCGACGGCGTGTCCCTCGCGGTCAGGCCGGGCGAGCGCATAGGCGTCGTGGGTGAGAACGGCGCGGGCAAGTCCACGTTGCTGCACCTGATGTCCGGCGACGAACAACCCGACGAGGGTGAGGTAGTGACCGTCGCCGAGCAGGGGGCGGGTTTGCTCGCGCAGACTCCCCAGCTGCCCGCGGACCGCCGGGTCGGGGACGCGATCGACGCTGCACTCGCCGAGCTGCGGTCCATGGAGCGGCGGCTGCGCGATCTCGAAGCCGGGCTCGGCTCCGCCACCGGACAGGCGCTGGGGGAGTACGGCGATCTGCTCACCGCTTTCGAACTGCGCGGCGGCTATGAGGCGGACGCGCGCGTGGACAAGGCGATGCACGGCCTCGGGCTCGGACGCATCGGCAAGGACAGGACCCTTGGCAGCCTGTCCGGCGGCGAACAGGCACGGCTGGGCCTGGCCTGCCTGATCGCGGCCGCGCCGGAAGTCATGCTTCTGGACGAGCCGACCAACCATCTGGACGAGGGGGCGCTGGACTGGCTGGAGGGCGCCTTGACGGCACATCGCGGGACGGTCGTCGCGGTCTCCCATGACCGCACATTCCTGGAGCGGGTCGCCACCGCGATCCTCGAAGTGGACGCCGACCGCAGGACAGTGGCGCGCCATGGCGGCGGCTATCAGGGACTCCTCGCCGAACGGGCAGCCGCCCGCACGCGCTGGGAGCAGGAGTACGCGCGATGGTGCGAGGAGACGAGCCGTCTCCAGGAGTTCATGGCCACCACCGCCCACGCCGTCGCGGGTGGCCGCGCGATGAAGGACAACAACAAGATGGCGTACGACCGGGCAGGAGGCCGGGTCCAGGCCTCGGTCGCGAGCCGCGTACGCAACGCGCAGGAGCGGCTGCGCAAACTTCGTGAGCAGCCGGTCCCCAGGCCCCCCGAGCCGTTGAGGTTCGCGGCGCGGCCCGCGACGGGAGCCGCCGAAGGGGCGCTGGTGACGCTGCGGGACGTGCGCGTGGGCGAGCGGCTCGCCGTGGACGAGCTGACCGTGTCGGCAGGCGAGCGGTTGCTGATCCACGGAGGTAACGGCGCCGGGAAGTCCACCCTGCTGCGCACCATGGCGGGCGCCCTGGAGCCTGATGAAGGAACTGTCGTCCGCAGAGGGAGGATCGGCTATCTCGCCCAGGAGATACCGGTAGGGCGACCCGCTGAACGCGTCCTCGAAGTGTTCGGCAAGGGCCTCGGGCTGACCGAGGAGGAACAGACGGAAGTGCTGCTGTCATACGGCCTCTTCCGGGACCGCGACCTGCATGTCCCGGTGGGGGCGCTCTCCGCCGGGCAGCGCCGCAGGCTGGCCCTCGCACGCCTGCTCGCCAGACCCGCGGACCTGCTCCTGCTCGACGAGCCCGCCAATCACCTGGCGCTCGGCCTGGTCGAGGAACTGGAGGCGGCGCTCGATAAATGGACAGGCGCGCTGGTCGTCGTCTCGCACGACCGGTTGCTGCGCCGGCGTTTCTCGGGCCGAATACGCCGGATGGAGTCCGGACGGCTACCCGGCTGA
- a CDS encoding TetR/AcrR family transcriptional regulator, protein MTDKRVAAGQSGRVRGTEQRAPEGKERLSRSGGDGDESAGATAAPGTRRPGGRTARTRAAVRDAVLSGLADHGYPGLTVEYVADHSGVHKTTLYRRWGGLEGMVADALDMAGEDTWTAPDTGSLEGDLRELAREVVDSFTDEVAAAAPTAFIAAAFQSERAAKALHAFYAERFSRCEAVVARAVERGEAAPDIDPAALVRAVTAPLLLRVFITREPIDTALADQSAAAAVAAARAGAFTRR, encoded by the coding sequence ATGACCGACAAACGTGTTGCCGCTGGTCAGAGCGGTCGAGTACGCGGCACCGAGCAGCGCGCACCCGAGGGGAAGGAACGGCTGAGCCGGTCAGGCGGAGACGGGGACGAGTCGGCGGGGGCGACGGCCGCCCCCGGCACCCGTCGCCCCGGCGGCCGCACGGCCCGCACCCGTGCCGCCGTCCGCGACGCCGTGCTGAGCGGTCTCGCCGACCACGGCTACCCCGGTCTCACCGTCGAGTACGTCGCCGATCACTCGGGCGTCCACAAGACCACGCTGTACCGCCGCTGGGGCGGCCTCGAAGGGATGGTCGCCGACGCCCTGGACATGGCGGGCGAGGACACATGGACCGCGCCGGACACCGGCAGTCTGGAGGGGGATCTGCGCGAACTGGCCCGGGAGGTGGTCGACTCCTTCACCGACGAGGTGGCGGCCGCGGCACCCACCGCGTTCATCGCCGCGGCCTTCCAGTCGGAACGGGCCGCCAAAGCCCTCCACGCCTTCTATGCCGAACGGTTCAGCCGCTGCGAGGCAGTCGTCGCCCGCGCGGTGGAGCGCGGTGAGGCAGCCCCGGACATCGACCCCGCGGCGCTCGTGCGTGCCGTGACGGCACCTCTGCTGCTCCGCGTATTCATCACCCGCGAACCGATCGACACGGCTCTCGCCGACCAGTCGGCGGCGGCTGCCGTCGCCGCCGCACGCGCGGGGGCGTTCACCAGACGGTGA
- a CDS encoding ribonuclease HII, which produces MPYEAPTHTVERSLRATTGAKIVAGVDEVGRGAWAGPVTVCAAITGLRRPPAGLTDSKLISPKRRTALATELESWVTAHALGHASHEEIDELGMTAALRLAAVRALEGLPVRPDAVILDGKHNYLGTPWQVRTVIKGDQSCVAVAAASVIAKVRRDKMMAELGIEHADFGFAANAGYPSPVHKAALAERGPTPYHRLSWAYLDALPQWRHLKKARSWADGNVPEIEGQLGFEF; this is translated from the coding sequence ATGCCGTACGAAGCACCCACTCACACCGTCGAGCGCTCCTTGCGCGCCACCACCGGAGCGAAGATCGTCGCCGGTGTCGACGAGGTCGGCCGCGGTGCGTGGGCGGGCCCCGTCACCGTCTGTGCGGCGATCACGGGACTGCGCCGACCGCCCGCGGGGCTCACCGACTCCAAGCTGATCAGCCCCAAGCGGCGCACCGCGCTCGCGACGGAGCTGGAGAGCTGGGTCACGGCGCACGCCCTCGGGCACGCCTCGCACGAGGAGATCGACGAACTGGGGATGACGGCCGCGCTGCGGCTCGCCGCGGTGCGCGCCCTGGAAGGGCTGCCGGTCCGCCCGGACGCGGTCATCCTCGACGGCAAGCACAACTACCTCGGCACCCCCTGGCAGGTTCGTACGGTGATCAAGGGGGACCAGTCCTGCGTGGCCGTCGCCGCGGCTTCGGTCATCGCCAAAGTCCGGCGCGACAAAATGATGGCCGAACTGGGTATCGAACATGCAGACTTCGGTTTTGCGGCCAACGCCGGCTATCCGTCGCCGGTGCACAAGGCCGCGCTGGCGGAGCGGGGGCCCACCCCGTACCACCGGCTTTCGTGGGCGTATCTTGATGCGCTGCCCCAGTGGCGGCATCTCAAGAAGGCCCGCAGCTGGGCGGACGGAAACGTTCCGGAAATTGAGGGTCAGCTCGGCTTCGAGTTCTGA
- a CDS encoding DUF4173 domain-containing protein: MLNVLFAAFNGVQLAVLFGGYDAVLDKTGLSYSAYARQGFWQLLLATLLTLLVIVFALRWAPRDGAKDRTLVRAVLGSLCALTLVVVASAVRRMDMYVEAYGLTRLRISVVAVELWLGVIILLIMAAGVWGARWLPRAVAASAAAGVLAFGLLSPDAMIAERNVQRYEDTGKLDLDYARQLSADAVPALDKLPEPRRSCAIKPIAEDLGSERGPWYAMSLGESRARRIIEARPPSVDWGVCDEGRTGVSYR; this comes from the coding sequence GTGCTCAACGTACTGTTCGCGGCGTTCAACGGAGTTCAGCTCGCGGTTCTCTTCGGCGGCTATGACGCTGTCCTCGACAAGACCGGCCTCTCCTACTCCGCTTACGCCCGGCAGGGATTCTGGCAGTTGCTCCTGGCCACCCTCCTCACGCTGCTCGTCATCGTGTTCGCACTGCGGTGGGCCCCGCGTGATGGTGCCAAGGACCGCACGTTGGTACGCGCGGTGCTCGGCTCGCTCTGCGCGCTGACACTCGTCGTGGTGGCTTCCGCGGTGCGCCGTATGGACATGTATGTAGAGGCGTACGGGCTGACCAGGCTCAGGATCTCGGTCGTCGCCGTGGAGTTGTGGCTCGGCGTGATCATCCTGTTGATCATGGCTGCCGGAGTCTGGGGCGCACGATGGTTGCCGCGCGCCGTCGCCGCGAGCGCCGCGGCGGGTGTGCTCGCCTTCGGCCTGCTGTCACCCGACGCGATGATCGCCGAGCGCAATGTGCAGCGGTACGAGGACACCGGCAAGCTCGACCTCGACTACGCGCGCCAGCTGTCCGCGGACGCGGTACCGGCACTCGACAAGCTGCCGGAACCACGGCGGTCCTGCGCGATCAAGCCCATCGCCGAGGATCTCGGCTCGGAGCGTGGCCCGTGGTACGCGATGAGCCTCGGGGAGTCCAGGGCCCGGCGGATCATCGAGGCACGGCCTCCCTCGGTGGACTGGGGAGTCTGTGATGAGGGACGTACGGGCGTCTCCTACCGCTGA
- a CDS encoding YdbC family protein: protein MLVKWIRCTVVDRRGFERGQRKWAGLLGEPGFRGQGGGWSRERAGVAHVFAFWESRAFYDSFMARSHDRLAAAQGGTYKDLQAKLFDHRFDVKTGFEPRFTDADVVRVAHCRVREERVDHFALMQEKVWNPAMAGSPGMVRGLFGEAPGHEFLVLSMWQSAAEHGKYRVERVERLSLRAQTDADVSALAGDIVQLEPSWTV from the coding sequence GTGCTGGTCAAGTGGATTCGCTGCACCGTGGTGGACCGTCGGGGGTTCGAGCGAGGGCAGCGAAAGTGGGCGGGGCTTTTGGGTGAGCCGGGGTTCCGGGGGCAGGGCGGGGGGTGGAGTCGAGAGCGGGCGGGTGTCGCCCATGTCTTCGCCTTCTGGGAGAGCCGCGCCTTCTACGACTCCTTCATGGCCCGCTCGCACGACCGTCTGGCGGCCGCGCAGGGGGGCACGTACAAAGATCTTCAGGCCAAGCTCTTCGATCACCGTTTCGACGTGAAGACGGGGTTCGAGCCGCGCTTCACGGACGCCGACGTGGTGCGCGTCGCGCACTGCCGGGTCCGTGAGGAGCGTGTGGATCACTTCGCCCTGATGCAGGAGAAGGTCTGGAATCCGGCGATGGCGGGATCGCCCGGAATGGTGCGCGGGCTCTTCGGCGAGGCGCCCGGACATGAATTCCTCGTGCTCTCCATGTGGCAGTCCGCCGCCGAGCACGGCAAGTACCGCGTCGAACGGGTGGAGCGTCTCTCGTTGCGCGCGCAGACGGACGCCGATGTCTCCGCTCTCGCCGGGGACATCGTGCAGTTGGAGCCGTCGTGGACGGTGTGA